In Lathyrus oleraceus cultivar Zhongwan6 chromosome 2, CAAS_Psat_ZW6_1.0, whole genome shotgun sequence, the DNA window aagacggtggcttcggtcaccgtccctttgccagatggattgtggaccattggatctgatctccagtttgtatcccagcctttggatcttatgacttttaataattcATTGTGTTACGCGTGGAATTTGGCCTACCGTGAAAACGCGCTTCTGGACAAttagatgttgccacgtcaattaatgagtcccatcagacgctcctggtttttttttatttttctattttctgatttaatttcttttatttccattattttcaaaaattcatatcttcttcattttaattccaaaaaatatgggaccaattgcattcttctccaaataatttttagtttctaattttgatttttaatattttttattttgtcatttgatattttttgtgaattttctcttttctggttatttttaattcattttaaatagtttttgatattcaaaaaatacaaaaatattttcctaacctatttgaatgatgatggatctatgaaaaatattctcatcaattttttaattgatttgagatttatttgagattttagttcaattaggctattttcattcatttttaattgattaaaaatagtttctgacttttaaaaatgctgagattttttgtcaaactttgtttgaccttgttgaacttgggatatATCACTTGGATCTTTCAAggttgattttaagtgattttgaagtttgacctttcttttaatttaattcaagtttattttaatattaaaaatgccaaaaatattttgcttattgtttgatctccaatcttcatcccatttctggtttctcattgtttgactttgactttcaatgtcatttggtcaacacacatggattggtacattttatttcaccttatgcactttattctttccttttttccttttctattattcatctctttcttcttcttcttctttcttcttgatcaatgagttaaaggttgataagttagcattgattagggagacttaatcttccttgattcaaatctaattcatcttgatcaagtgaatggatttgcattaaggataggttatttcctaaatcatgcaaaagacttaaaccaatacaagatcaattctcttcttctttttggcatggcaagttgtgggaacttggttcactaatcaagacttctaacttgtgttgttgcctacattattattgaccggcctcagatagttgtgacttctacataagtccaattacgattgcttaacatagcgctaaatttgccttatggcacactaactaataaaactaactattaaccattaacatttacttttgctttttacttttatgcaatttactattctggcacatattatccatttgcttttttcctttgctAACTTGAGCACATctttatgttaatgcaatttgccttttgctcacttgagcacataattgtgtatatatcttttgtgcttgtgtttgtctgtttgttgtgaaccaaatgcaaagaattggacaaaatggacttagactttaggaccttccctatgcaaaatggagtcaaagagcaactaggcctcatgcctttagaatgcttaaaacttgaagatgaatattgaaaggaccatattctaaactccctcttgtccattctttgattgttaatagaactttttgatgtgtgttttctttgtgctagggattccatcttgatccaaattggggaaccattgccatgtgcttctaagagagagagattcaagacACATTGAGGGGatcttccaagagttcatttgattgttgattgcttgagtttatgcttatgtgattgcttattccaaaggatgggagctacttggatcatccatatgatctcaagagaggaactcctttttgtggttttgtttcttatccctcacctctttgcatgtttagggctctagccattcttcttcttctctccactctaacccaagccaaagcttttgtgcaaacatttaatacttgttttcaacattagaaacctaagccttatgcttttaattttcaaactctcttttcataacacttattttgaattgaatctctaagtcaactttgaccatattttgtatatacttttcattggtaaataccactcattcaaatacttttgtggtttcaatggccactttcttaatcaattttttttataacctttagctattaggtttgagttatccttgaggtagatgtaatactcacctatatccttagtgatggacaatgagtcttccatgcttattatagggttaacccctcactagcatgttgaagctatcctcacatggtcgatttgtggttttaggttgagttttctccctttgataacaaaagaccttaaggcttttggaccaatcaattcaccaattcattttgagatttttaccccgaactacgaggttttgatcctacctttttaagatggtacgtaggcaatgggtttatccatccaaacacaaaatgtaaataaacttgtatattctcttctcatctcttcaatcatgtttgcacaataaatttttcacaaaacaacaaccttacaacaagtatgaaaagggctccctaggagtacctaggatgttttgggtgcctaacaccttcccattgcataaccaacccccttacccagatctctgactctcttttactagtttttgattcgatgaaacttttaggtttttgttcgctttctaaccattcctttggataaatagaagtgcggtggcgactcgacttgtatggcttaccttggatttagtcaatatctctaatggtaacgaataccccgctacacttactactaagtttgagaatttgaggatgaaagaagatgaaagcaTTCATGACTTCtatatgaatatccttgaaattgctaatgcctcaggagccctgggtaagaagatgtcagatgaaaagcttgtgaggaaaattctcagatcacttcccaagagattttccatgaaagtgacaaccatagaagaatctcaagatatctgcaagatgagagtggatgagctaattggatccctccaaacattcgagttgggaatgagtgatggatctgaaaagaaagttaaaagcatagcctttgtgtCAAACACTGAAGATAAAAAGGATGAAAgtagtcaggatactgatgaaggtGTGGCAAATGATTTAGCGTTacttggaagacaattcaacaaaatcctgaagaggatggatgtgaggtcaaagtctaatgtcaagaacaactcatttgaccttagtaggcccaatgatgctggaagaagaacaaaatctgaggaaaaatccaaacaaggcaaaggaattcagtgccatgaatatgaagggtatggtcacattagagctgaatgtgggacctatctcaagaaacagaGGAAGAGTCTTGCTGTTACTTGGCATGATGAGAATTCTGAAAGTGACACAGAAGAAGAATCTGtcaatcttgtgactgccttgactagAAGATGGGATCCTGATGAAGACTTCAGTGATAATGaattaacctttgatgaattagctacttcttacaggaagttgtgttttagaagtgaagaagtgtgtcaacaagtggagaatcagaagaaactgaTAACCCAACTAGAGGCTGAGAAGTTAGAACACTTAAaaaccatttctaagttgaagatcgaAGTCGTGTTCCTAAATTCCAAACTGAATGAGATGAcgaagtatgtcagaatgctaaacagtggatctgacaccttagaaAAAATTCTCCAGGCTGGAAAGATGGCAGGAGACATGAttggccttgggttcaatgaatcctctcctgattgtagtcccactggtagcaaaccaaagatatcacatcaggtgtctcaacatcacaaggaaatacaacataaaggaaaacaccaaagatggagatgtcattactgtgggaaatttggtcataTAAAACCCTTATGCTTTaggctgtatggttatcctagtcctactcatcaacctatacccaaacaacacatccctgttaacagaaaacagtgggttcctagggctggtgctactaacttgatggctcacacttccttcagagtctcagccaaagaagattggtactttgacagtggatgctccagacacatgactagAAGCAAAAACCTGTTGGTTGACCTTCAATCTCATGTcaccagctatgtaacttttggtgatggagcaaagggtgaaatcaaggggattggaaagctgaactgccctggagttcctaaccttgataatgtgctgcttgttaaaggattgactgcaaacctgatcaacatcagtcaactatgcgatcaaggtctaaatgtgaacttcacaaaaatTAATGCCTGATTACTAATGcaaaaaatgaggtgatcatgagaggagtcaaatctaaggacaactgctatatgtggattcctcaagaaactagctattcatcaatatgtgctctagctaaagaagaagaagtgaaactatggcatcaaaaactgggtcatctgcatcttaaaggaatgaagaggatcatatctgttgaagctgtcagaggaatcccaaaattaaagattgaagaaggaagagtatgtgatgaatgtcagattggaaagcagacaaagatgtcacatcagaagatcaaacatgacaccacatctaaagtgctggaacttctccacatggacttgatgggacctatgcaggtggaaagtcttggtgggaaaaggtatgcttatgttgtggtggacgacttctccagatatacctgggtgaattttataagggaaaaatctgatgtgtttgataTGTTCAAAGACCTTTGCCAAAtacttcaaagagaaagagagagtcatgttatcaaaatcagaagtgatcatgggaaagaatttgagaatagtaaatttgctgaattctgttcaTTTGAAGGGATTGGTCATGAGTTAtcttctcccattacccctcagcaaaatgttgtggtggaaaggaaaaatagaactctccaagaatctgctagagTTGTGATTCATGttaagaagttgccttaccacttctaggccgaagctatgaacacgacctgttatgttcacaacagagtaaccttgagaAAAGGGACCTAAACCATTGTTAGGAAGTCTCCTGGTAAAGTCCCCGTTTTTCATTTGGATAACATctccttccatcttgaagatggagctgcgaagtggaaatttgtgattcaGAGAAGGGTAGCTGTTGAAAGGGAGTTGGGAAAAGATGTTGGGCTGTTGAAGACTGTTGCTAGGTTCTCTCAATGCTATGAAGGTTTAGTGAAGGAATTTATTGTTAACATTCTTGAGGACATTTCTGATAAGAATAGCAAGGAATTCTACAAGGTGTATGTGAGGGGTAAGTGTATATCATTTTCTCCTACCGTTATTAATAACTTTCTAGGCAGAGATAATGAGGGTGCTGGAGAACTAGAAGTTACAGACAATCAGGTCTGTAGGGAGATCACAGCTAGGAAGGTGAACGTTTGGCCTGttaaaaagcatcttcctgctgGGAAGTTGACTGTCAAGTATGCTATCTTGCACAAAATAGAAGCTGTTAATTGGGTCCCTACCAACCATATCTCCACCATTGCTAATACCCTTGGAAGGTTTATTTTTGCTGTTGGAACAAAAGTGAaatttgactatggtagatttatgtttgaacaaatcaTCAAGCATGCATCTACTAATACAGTTaagctgccaattgcctttccctctatgatCTGTGGAATTATCTTGAATCAATACCCTGGTATTCTGTGCTTTAATGACTTACCTAGTAGAAGAAAACATGCTTTGTCTGTGCACTATAAACTGTTTGAAGGCAGCCATGTCGAGGATATTATCATGACATCAGCCATGAAGAGGCCAACCTCAAAAGTTGGAACTATTGTTGAGCTTAAGGAGACATGCAAAGAGCTAGGTGAAGGGATAAGGATACCCACAGCTAAAAAACAATCGTTGGAAGCcttgattgcaagcttggagAAGGTTGAAGGTAAAAATATTGATCATGCTAATATCAGTCATGAAGAAGAAGCTGgagcccacacctctagtgagaggtctgctAACCATGATGATACAAGTGGAAATTTTGATTCTGGTGTTGATGaagctgcaagctcaagctcTACTGAGTAGCTCCTTTGACTGTGGTTCCTATTGATTTGATGGTTTTTTTTGCTGTTTTGGTGGATTTCCTTGTTTGTGGTATTACTTTGTTGATCTGTTTCTCAGCTTGCTTACAGCTGGTTATGTACTTGGTTTTGTAACCCTTTAACTTTTGATATTTTGGTTAATGActaaatagacatttattttgtctctttggtctcttttggctaaaaa includes these proteins:
- the LOC127123421 gene encoding uncharacterized protein LOC127123421; protein product: MLMEFVIAAQNQPSPSPVSPPPQRTVISEIVLSTAPVPTASQPISFMPAGFPWGMPQNFMPEGKSPGKVPVFHLDNISFHLEDGAAKWKFVIQRRVAVERELGKDVGLLKTVARFSQCYEGLVKEFIVNILEDISDKNSKEFYKVYVRGKCISFSPTVINNFLGRDNEGAGELEVTDNQVCREITARKVNVWPVKKHLPAGKLTVKYAILHKIEAVNWVPTNHISTIANTLGRFIFAVGTKVKFDYGRFMFEQIIKHASTNTVKLPIAFPSMICGIILNQYPGILCFNDLPSRRKHALSVHYKLFEGSHVEDIIMTSAMKRPTSKVGTIVELKETCKELGEGIRIPTAKKQSLEALIASLEKVEGKNIDHANISHEEEAGAHTSSERSANHDDTSGNFDSGVDEAASSSSTE